One Dioscorea cayenensis subsp. rotundata cultivar TDr96_F1 chromosome 15, TDr96_F1_v2_PseudoChromosome.rev07_lg8_w22 25.fasta, whole genome shotgun sequence genomic region harbors:
- the LOC120277619 gene encoding uncharacterized protein LOC120277619, whose amino-acid sequence MVEATEEVWAPLLERNKEARRWHQKPFPYFTALQEIYEGRYAEGRRSRDADYYANVPMDTPSPSIPAPNDPIQSLSTPEIEIEDHDFAQVEPPCSQPNISQPQNSCSASRQRLGDEVQRRKKDRKRKNVQESFLEQYIDMRRAETDRYIDAMKMNRVEEKYTIGECMAAFNVLCDHFPDEDFVKITTLFKDKDNREIFLSLINEERKVLWLRQMIN is encoded by the exons atggtagaagccactgaagaagtttgggcaccactacttgag agaaataaagaagcaagaagatgGCATCAAAAACCCTTTCCATATTTCACAGCATTGCAAGAGATTTATGAGG GAAGATATGCAGAAGGAAGACGCTCTCGTGATGCAGATTATTATGCAAATGTGCCAATGGACACTCCATCTCCAAGCATTCCGGCTCCAAATGATCCCATCCAATCATTGTCTACACCCGAAATAGAGATAGAGGATCATGATTTTGCACAAGTGGAGCCTCCATGTagtcaaccaaatatttctCAACCCCAAAACTCATGTAGTGCAAGCCGACAAAGGTTAGGAGATGAAgtgcaaagaaggaaaaaggaccGAAAGCGAAAAAATGTTCAAGAATCATTcttagaacaatatatagatatgcgTCGAGCTGAGACGGATAGATATATTGATGCTATGAAAATGAACCGAGTAGAGGAGAAGTACACCATAGGAGAATGCATGGCGGCATTTAATGTGTTGTGTGATCACTTTCCAGAtgaagattttgttaaaattacgACATTGTTTAAAGATAAGGATAATCGTGAAATCTTCTTGAGTCTCATTAATGAAGAACGGAAAGTGTTGTGGCTTCggcaaatgattaattaa